One Mycolicibacterium crocinum DNA window includes the following coding sequences:
- the yaaA gene encoding peroxide stress protein YaaA codes for MIVLLPPSETKRSGGDGPPLRLDDLSSPALGPLRGALIDELVTLAAEPEACRAALGISPAQDAEIERNALLLSSPTLPAITRYTGVLYDALDVESLRGAAAARARARLAVGSALFGVLRADDLIPAYRLSASSKLPGSTTLAARWRPVLEPVLAEMSADELIVDLRSGSYAALGRIPDAVRVDVLAEHPDGRRTVVTHFNKAHKGRFARALASSRSEPGDAAAVAAVARRAGMHVERTGNELTVVVPA; via the coding sequence GTGATCGTGCTGCTTCCGCCGTCGGAGACCAAACGCAGTGGCGGCGACGGACCTCCGCTGCGGCTGGACGATCTCAGCAGTCCGGCGCTGGGTCCGCTGCGCGGGGCCCTGATCGACGAACTCGTCACGCTGGCCGCCGAACCCGAGGCGTGCCGGGCGGCGCTGGGCATCTCCCCGGCACAGGACGCCGAGATCGAACGCAACGCCTTACTGCTGAGCTCGCCGACGCTGCCGGCCATCACCCGCTACACCGGCGTGCTCTACGACGCCCTGGACGTGGAGTCGCTTCGCGGCGCCGCGGCCGCGCGGGCCCGCGCCCGGCTGGCCGTCGGCTCCGCCCTGTTCGGCGTGCTCCGGGCCGACGACCTGATCCCGGCCTACCGGCTGTCGGCCTCGTCGAAGCTTCCGGGCAGCACGACGCTCGCCGCTCGGTGGCGCCCCGTTCTCGAGCCGGTCCTGGCCGAGATGTCGGCTGACGAGCTCATCGTCGACCTGCGGTCGGGCTCCTACGCCGCACTGGGCCGAATTCCGGACGCCGTGCGCGTCGATGTCCTGGCCGAACACCCCGATGGGCGCCGCACTGTCGTCACGCATTTCAACAAGGCGCACAAGGGCCGGTTCGCGCGGGCACTCGCATCGTCGCGGTCCGAACCCGGCGACGCGGCCGCGGTCGCCGCCGTCGCCCGCCGGGCCGGGATGCACGTCGAGCGGACCGGCAACGAGTTGACCGTCGTTGTCCCCGCCTGA
- the speB gene encoding agmatinase, with the protein MAGQLDLPYAGLASFGHRPFLTEPEQLDSWRPDVAIVGAPFDISTTNRPGARFGPRAIRATAYEPGTYHMDLGLEIFDWLEVVDFGDAHCPHGLTEVSHANIRERVHTVASRGIVPVVLGGDHSITWPSATAVADVHGYGNVGIVHFDAHADTADIIDGNLASHGTPMRRLIESGAVPGTHFVQVGLRGYWPPQDTFEWMQEQGMTWHTMQEIWDLGFKEVMRRAVSEALDKAEKLYVSVDIDVLDPAHAPGTGTPEPGGITSADLLRMVRQLCYEHDVAGVDVVEVAPAYDHAELTVNAAHRVVFEALAGMAARRRDAANVKPGPPSPLA; encoded by the coding sequence ATGGCCGGGCAACTGGATCTGCCCTATGCGGGGCTGGCCTCGTTCGGGCATCGTCCGTTCCTGACCGAACCGGAGCAGTTGGACAGCTGGCGGCCGGACGTGGCGATCGTCGGGGCGCCGTTCGACATTTCCACCACCAACCGCCCGGGTGCCCGGTTCGGGCCGCGAGCCATCCGGGCCACCGCCTACGAACCCGGCACGTACCACATGGATCTCGGGCTGGAGATCTTCGACTGGCTCGAGGTCGTCGACTTCGGTGACGCGCATTGCCCGCACGGACTGACCGAGGTCTCGCACGCCAACATTCGCGAACGGGTGCACACCGTCGCCTCCCGCGGCATCGTGCCGGTCGTCCTCGGCGGCGACCATTCGATCACCTGGCCATCGGCCACCGCGGTTGCCGATGTGCACGGCTACGGCAACGTCGGCATCGTCCATTTCGACGCCCACGCCGACACCGCCGACATCATCGACGGAAACCTGGCCAGCCACGGCACCCCGATGCGACGGCTCATCGAATCCGGCGCCGTCCCCGGGACGCATTTCGTTCAGGTCGGCCTGCGCGGGTACTGGCCGCCCCAGGACACGTTCGAGTGGATGCAAGAACAAGGCATGACCTGGCACACCATGCAGGAGATCTGGGATCTGGGCTTCAAGGAAGTGATGCGGCGGGCGGTGTCCGAAGCGCTCGACAAAGCCGAAAAGCTCTATGTATCAGTCGATATCGATGTTCTGGATCCCGCCCACGCCCCCGGCACCGGAACACCCGAGCCGGGCGGCATCACCAGCGCCGACCTGCTGCGGATGGTCCGCCAACTGTGTTACGAGCACGACGTGGCCGGCGTCGACGTCGTCGAGGTCGCCCCGGCCTACGACCACGCCGAACTGACGGTCAACGCCGCGCATCGCGTGGTGTTCGAGGCACTCGCCGGGATGGCCGCACGCCGTCGCGACGCGGCGAACGTCAAGCCCGGGCCGCCGTCCCCGCTGGCCTAG
- a CDS encoding nuclear transport factor 2 family protein — translation MSAPTDRAEVARAFAQHRFDEALPHLARNVVWTIVGYSVLEGADAVATTCRDTAGGLAATVATWDRCLTVEQDDTVVVEVLGRYQRPDGVTIVSSCHICQFAGDEIASITSYGVEVDPESVGAPADVRRAGS, via the coding sequence GTGAGCGCACCGACCGATCGGGCTGAGGTCGCCCGCGCCTTCGCCCAGCACCGGTTCGACGAAGCCCTCCCGCACCTGGCCCGCAACGTGGTGTGGACCATCGTTGGCTACTCGGTGCTCGAGGGCGCCGACGCTGTCGCCACCACGTGCCGCGACACCGCGGGCGGTCTCGCTGCGACCGTCGCCACCTGGGACCGCTGCCTGACGGTCGAACAGGACGACACCGTGGTCGTCGAAGTGCTGGGCCGATACCAGCGCCCGGACGGTGTCACCATCGTTTCGAGCTGTCACATCTGCCAATTCGCGGGCGACGAGATCGCGTCGATCACGTCCTATGGCGTGGAGGTCGACCCGGAATCGGTGGGCGCGCCCGCCGATGTCCGGCGCGCCGGCAGCTGA
- a CDS encoding GGDEF domain-containing protein, translated as MRLSLSTRSANQYYSLTALLAARGAQTYTSRVIAGSVFTLGLITLSTIGSGATLQWPISRPLLIGVSVLCFASTFIWLRHRWPTRNESALLVAIAAVAIPVGTIVPVEPLYGLLGASSFALVIGYAALFHGPRLLAMILAIAVATLIYLAVRMASVDLPLALAGVALMLLLYVFAAFSCRLVVWLTGAEDGADAVEPLTGLLNRDAFYLQTATLLASRNRDDDRYLVIAVVNIDSFAAMVAVAGNRGGNRARVAAGQALRETVRRDAILGHVSEAEFFVADCFTTPDSSPLIERIRGAIASSPAGMTASIGVVSTPLQPLVEHPPNEILDEIVALATTAMYEARRAGGNQARYVVRPSLSISDDENDGYDTPLL; from the coding sequence ATGCGATTGTCGTTGTCGACCCGTTCGGCGAACCAGTACTACTCCCTGACCGCGCTGCTCGCGGCCCGCGGAGCGCAGACCTACACCTCCCGGGTGATCGCCGGAAGTGTGTTCACGCTGGGCCTGATCACGCTGTCCACGATCGGCAGCGGGGCGACGCTGCAGTGGCCGATCAGCCGTCCCCTGCTGATCGGCGTGTCCGTCCTGTGCTTCGCGTCCACGTTCATCTGGTTGCGGCACCGCTGGCCCACCCGCAACGAGTCGGCGTTGCTGGTCGCCATCGCCGCAGTGGCCATCCCCGTCGGAACCATCGTCCCGGTCGAACCGCTGTACGGACTGCTGGGTGCGTCGTCGTTCGCGTTGGTCATCGGATACGCCGCCCTCTTCCACGGCCCGCGGCTGCTCGCGATGATCCTGGCGATCGCCGTCGCGACGCTGATCTACCTGGCCGTGCGGATGGCCAGCGTCGATCTTCCGCTGGCGCTGGCCGGTGTCGCGCTGATGCTGCTGCTGTATGTGTTCGCGGCCTTCTCCTGCCGGCTGGTGGTGTGGCTGACCGGGGCCGAGGACGGGGCCGACGCCGTCGAACCGCTCACCGGCCTGCTCAACCGCGACGCGTTCTATCTGCAGACCGCGACGCTGTTGGCATCGCGCAACCGCGACGACGACCGCTACCTGGTGATCGCCGTCGTCAACATCGACAGCTTCGCGGCGATGGTCGCCGTCGCCGGTAACCGAGGCGGGAACCGGGCACGGGTGGCCGCCGGGCAGGCGCTGCGTGAGACGGTGCGCCGCGACGCGATCCTCGGCCATGTCAGCGAGGCGGAATTCTTTGTCGCCGACTGCTTCACGACGCCGGACTCGTCCCCACTGATCGAGCGCATCCGCGGTGCGATCGCCTCATCGCCGGCTGGGATGACGGCCAGCATCGGCGTCGTCAGCACCCCGCTTCAGCCGCTGGTGGAGCACCCACCCAACGAGATCCTCGACGAGATCGTTGCCCTGGCCACCACCGCCATGTACGAGGCACGCCGGGCCGGCGGCAATCAGGCCCGCTATGTGGTGCGCCCGAGCCTGAGCATCTCCGACGACGAGAACGACGGCTACGACACCCCGCTGCTCTGA
- a CDS encoding diguanylate cyclase domain-containing protein — MAPAEQPNPEDELRQLRQLINHLPGIVGYWDRNLRNVIANDAYLSYFAMAPHQVHGRHIREVLGETVYALNLPYIMGALAGRPQLFERELVGLGEIRRRTLLSYIPDIVDGEVLGFYIQGTDLTEEADAERALDDGRRLFEISMANAPYGKAVVTTTGEMLLANPALCALIGYSADELVGRDYRDFVHPDDVAAGEQEMASLLAGTVTQISSERRYVRRDGSVIWMQRSAVLVPGRLPGAEDLVIAQFQDVTARRHAEAELARLAVTDQLTGLFNRRALVSRVAEHQAGRPWAAVGLIFIDLDGFKHVNDTHGHATGDVVLAEVARRLSDAVCEPNSAYRLGGDEFVVLVPDAAHDTEVGELAAAVRSALTGRYTADSSEFGLTASVGWTWGHDDNAEELIRKADIDMYRQKARLGESDVRGNPNI; from the coding sequence GTGGCGCCGGCCGAACAGCCGAACCCTGAAGACGAATTACGGCAACTTCGGCAACTCATCAACCACCTGCCGGGGATTGTCGGGTACTGGGATCGCAATCTGCGCAACGTGATCGCCAATGATGCGTATCTCAGCTACTTCGCGATGGCGCCGCACCAGGTGCACGGCCGCCATATCCGTGAGGTGCTGGGGGAGACCGTGTACGCGTTGAACCTGCCGTACATCATGGGCGCGCTCGCCGGCCGCCCGCAGCTCTTCGAGCGTGAACTGGTCGGCCTCGGCGAAATACGGCGGCGCACGCTGCTGTCCTACATTCCCGACATCGTCGACGGCGAGGTACTGGGCTTCTACATTCAGGGCACCGATCTCACCGAGGAGGCCGACGCCGAGCGGGCCCTCGACGATGGGCGTCGGCTGTTCGAGATCAGCATGGCCAATGCGCCCTACGGCAAAGCCGTGGTGACCACGACCGGCGAAATGCTGCTCGCCAACCCGGCGCTGTGCGCGCTGATCGGCTACAGCGCAGACGAACTCGTCGGCCGCGACTACCGCGACTTCGTCCACCCCGACGACGTGGCCGCCGGTGAGCAGGAGATGGCCTCGTTGCTGGCCGGCACGGTCACCCAGATCTCGTCCGAGCGCCGCTACGTCCGCCGCGACGGCAGTGTGATCTGGATGCAGCGCAGCGCGGTTCTGGTGCCGGGACGGTTGCCGGGCGCCGAAGACCTGGTGATTGCGCAGTTCCAGGACGTCACCGCCCGGCGGCATGCCGAAGCCGAGCTGGCCCGGCTGGCCGTCACCGATCAGCTGACCGGTTTGTTCAACCGCCGCGCTCTCGTCAGCCGCGTCGCCGAGCACCAGGCCGGCAGGCCGTGGGCTGCGGTCGGTCTGATCTTCATCGACCTGGATGGGTTCAAACACGTCAACGACACGCACGGGCATGCCACCGGTGACGTGGTGCTCGCCGAGGTGGCCCGCCGATTGAGTGACGCTGTCTGCGAACCGAATTCGGCCTACCGTCTCGGCGGCGACGAATTCGTGGTGCTGGTGCCCGACGCCGCACACGACACCGAGGTGGGTGAACTGGCCGCGGCCGTGCGCTCGGCGCTGACCGGTCGCTACACGGCCGACTCGAGCGAATTCGGCCTCACCGCATCAGTGGGGTGGACCTGGGGTCACGACGACAACGCGGAGGAACTGATCCGCAAGGCTGATATCGACATGTACCGGCAGAAGGCCCGGCTGGGTGAGTCCGATGTCCGGGGCAACCCGAACATCTGA